From Pseudomonas hefeiensis, one genomic window encodes:
- a CDS encoding LysR family transcriptional regulator has translation MQAILDIELIRTFHAVARIGKFSAAAEQLHKSPAAVSVHIQRLEAVAGGRLLNRDNQAVSLTALGKRLLLSTTELLSTHDRVLADLHGTRLAGRITLGVPDEYADHVIRDILPTFAAAWPNVVLELRTGPSYALRDQVQREKLQAAVIARPKEQPGTESQLLTSTTPVWVGPINSVIASTQPLPLAVHAAQCPYRQAMMDALKQCARKSRIVLESPSTQAVKACVEAGLAVSLIDRARVTDKMQILDDLPRVPEHEVVFIRAQASQANEAVRLLSQAMQQYFRL, from the coding sequence ATGCAGGCCATACTCGATATTGAACTGATACGGACTTTTCACGCGGTGGCGCGCATAGGGAAATTCAGTGCGGCGGCGGAGCAACTGCACAAAAGCCCGGCGGCGGTGAGCGTGCACATACAGCGGCTGGAAGCGGTCGCCGGCGGACGGTTGCTCAACCGTGACAATCAGGCGGTTTCCCTGACCGCACTGGGCAAGCGCTTGCTCCTGTCTACCACGGAGTTGCTGAGCACCCACGACCGGGTGCTGGCCGACCTGCATGGCACCCGCCTGGCAGGGCGCATCACCTTGGGGGTGCCGGATGAATATGCGGACCATGTCATCCGCGACATCCTCCCGACATTCGCCGCCGCCTGGCCGAACGTGGTACTGGAGCTCAGGACGGGGCCGAGCTATGCGCTACGTGACCAGGTTCAACGTGAAAAACTCCAGGCCGCGGTGATTGCCCGGCCGAAGGAGCAGCCTGGCACAGAGTCTCAGTTGTTAACCTCCACGACGCCTGTCTGGGTCGGCCCGATCAATAGCGTGATTGCTTCGACGCAACCGCTGCCGCTGGCCGTGCATGCAGCGCAGTGCCCTTACCGACAAGCCATGATGGACGCGCTGAAGCAATGCGCTCGCAAATCGCGCATTGTCCTGGAAAGCCCCTCCACTCAGGCCGTCAAGGCGTGTGTGGAGGCCGGCTTGGCGGTCAGTCTGATAGACCGCGCCCGAGTGACGGACAAGATGCAGATCCTTGACGATCTGCCCCGGGTGCCGGAGCACGAGGTGGTGTTCATCCGAGCGCAGGCGTCCCAGGCCAATGAGGCGGTGCGCCTGCTCTCCCAGGCCATGCAGCAATATTTCCGGCTTTGA
- a CDS encoding FAD:protein FMN transferase, whose amino-acid sequence MSTELQRYSLNGETMGTRYTALFYAGAGMDTDEVGRSLACAVARVDQQMSIWKPDSDLNRLNSAPELQWVSAPKELVAVLAAALRVSEQSGGAFDIAVGDLVEAWGFGCGEKPVTQPPLGTLSPHVRPSASAGLVVDRQRNQVRKRGPLNLNLNGIAKGFGVDELARCLEGFGITCYLVGIDGEMRAGDLKPDAQPWKVAIEKPCRGVREVMGVMELSKAAIATSGDYRHWVDVKGQSYAHTMNPATGAPACNSLVAVTVVASSCMLADAWATALLVLGETEGPRLAQERGMDALFVLRDADQFKEISIVGGQLQTQIQTH is encoded by the coding sequence ATGTCTACTGAACTGCAACGCTACAGCCTCAATGGCGAGACCATGGGCACCCGATACACGGCCCTGTTCTATGCTGGAGCCGGGATGGACACCGACGAGGTTGGCCGCAGCCTGGCGTGCGCTGTCGCCCGGGTGGACCAGCAGATGTCCATTTGGAAACCCGACTCCGATCTCAACCGCCTCAACAGCGCCCCCGAACTCCAATGGGTGTCAGCGCCCAAAGAACTGGTTGCGGTGCTAGCGGCTGCGCTGCGTGTCAGCGAGCAATCTGGCGGCGCTTTTGATATCGCCGTCGGTGACCTGGTAGAGGCTTGGGGATTTGGTTGCGGCGAAAAACCTGTCACGCAACCGCCGCTCGGTACGTTGTCCCCCCATGTCAGACCCTCCGCCAGCGCAGGACTGGTGGTGGACCGGCAACGTAATCAAGTGCGTAAACGTGGACCGCTGAATCTCAACCTGAATGGGATCGCCAAGGGGTTTGGCGTCGATGAACTGGCCCGCTGCCTGGAAGGTTTTGGCATCACGTGCTACCTGGTTGGTATTGACGGCGAGATGCGTGCCGGGGACCTGAAACCTGACGCCCAACCTTGGAAAGTGGCCATCGAAAAACCCTGTCGGGGCGTGCGCGAAGTCATGGGCGTCATGGAACTCAGTAAGGCTGCCATCGCCACATCCGGGGATTACCGACACTGGGTCGATGTGAAGGGGCAGTCCTACGCCCATACTATGAACCCCGCTACCGGCGCTCCAGCGTGCAACTCGCTCGTGGCCGTCACGGTGGTGGCCAGTTCTTGCATGCTCGCCGACGCCTGGGCCACAGCGCTGCTGGTATTGGGCGAAACCGAGGGCCCTCGCCTGGCACAGGAGCGCGGCATGGACGCCTTGTTCGTCCTGCGTGACGCCGACCAGTTCAAAGAAATCTCGATTGTCGGCGGACAATTGCAAACGCAAATTCAGACGCACTGA
- a CDS encoding DUF2271 domain-containing protein produces the protein MKKFIAATCIAGAISIALPGLAQAREVTLTTQLKRYSGNEAYLAIYLTDANGQYQKTLWVAGKKSKYYKHLGDWARGSKLNPSEFDGVSGASVGSGRTLKVSVELADTLIDAGYQIRIDSAVEDKRDARADVSVPLTSEGAGKPAAGSTYVESFTYDL, from the coding sequence ATGAAAAAATTTATCGCTGCAACCTGCATCGCCGGCGCCATCAGCATCGCCCTGCCGGGGCTGGCCCAGGCCCGTGAAGTCACCCTGACGACCCAACTCAAACGCTACAGCGGCAATGAGGCGTATCTGGCTATTTATCTCACTGACGCCAACGGTCAATACCAGAAGACACTCTGGGTAGCGGGGAAAAAATCCAAATATTACAAGCACCTGGGCGACTGGGCACGTGGAAGCAAGCTCAATCCCAGCGAGTTCGACGGGGTCAGCGGCGCCAGTGTCGGCAGTGGACGCACACTCAAAGTCAGCGTCGAGCTTGCAGATACCCTGATCGATGCCGGGTATCAGATCCGGATCGACAGTGCCGTTGAAGACAAGCGTGATGCCCGCGCCGATGTCAGTGTGCCCCTGACGTCCGAGGGCGCAGGCAAGCCGGCAGCCGGCAGTACTTACGTCGAATCCTTTACTTACGATCTGTAG
- a CDS encoding PepSY domain-containing protein, which translates to MKSAFIASTALLSVVLFNGYAVADEDCSDPVSDWQSRETLRQQVERQYGWSVQRIKVDDGCYKLKGLDRQGNVVEARYSPASLHLRKLEIHFRADSDGREYLGKPLIK; encoded by the coding sequence ATGAAATCAGCTTTTATAGCCAGTACCGCGTTATTGAGCGTGGTGCTGTTCAACGGATACGCGGTGGCCGACGAAGACTGCAGCGACCCCGTCAGCGACTGGCAATCACGCGAAACCTTGCGTCAGCAGGTAGAGCGGCAATACGGCTGGAGTGTGCAGCGCATCAAGGTCGACGACGGTTGTTACAAGCTCAAGGGACTGGACCGCCAAGGCAATGTTGTCGAAGCCCGCTACTCACCGGCATCGCTGCACCTGCGCAAGCTGGAGATCCACTTTCGGGCCGACAGCGATGGCAGGGAATACCTCGGAAAGCCGCTGATCAAATGA
- a CDS encoding response regulator transcription factor, whose protein sequence is MRVLLVEDAPGLGEAVREQIADDGHAVDWVQCLDHARNSMRTTPYDLVLLDLMLPDGRGLDFLRQQRGAGVATPVIILTAQDQISDRIAGLNAGADDYLVKPFDLFELSARVAAVARRYSGNPNPQIKIGELQLDMSARTVLRAGATVDLTAREWALFEAFVQRPGALLSKSQLEERLYAFGAEIESNTIEVYISRLRKKLGRDFIETVRGMGYRLISP, encoded by the coding sequence ATGCGGGTTTTATTGGTTGAGGATGCGCCAGGTTTGGGGGAAGCGGTGCGCGAGCAGATAGCCGATGATGGCCATGCGGTCGATTGGGTCCAGTGCCTGGACCATGCGCGCAACAGCATGCGTACCACACCCTACGATCTGGTACTGCTTGACCTGATGCTTCCGGACGGTCGCGGACTTGATTTTTTGCGTCAGCAGCGTGGCGCCGGGGTCGCGACGCCGGTGATCATCCTGACCGCACAGGATCAGATATCCGACCGCATCGCGGGTCTTAATGCCGGGGCCGATGATTATCTGGTCAAACCTTTCGACCTGTTCGAGCTCTCGGCACGCGTGGCTGCAGTGGCGCGTCGTTACAGCGGTAACCCCAACCCGCAGATCAAAATTGGCGAACTGCAACTGGATATGAGTGCTCGTACGGTGCTGCGCGCAGGTGCCACAGTGGACCTCACGGCGCGGGAGTGGGCATTGTTCGAGGCCTTCGTGCAGCGCCCTGGTGCACTGTTGTCCAAGTCGCAGCTTGAAGAGCGCCTGTACGCCTTTGGCGCCGAAATCGAGAGCAACACTATCGAGGTGTACATCAGTCGGCTGCGCAAGAAGCTAGGTCGTGATTTCATTGAAACCGTGCGTGGCATGGGCTATCGGCTGATCTCTCCATGA
- a CDS encoding amidase codes for MIEITEVSIAQLRAALQAGQTTAVELVQAYLARIDAYDGADTSTALNAVVVRNPDALKEAQASDARRAKGQTLGPLDGIPYTAKDSYLVKGLTAASGSPAFANLIAYRDAFTIERLRAAGAICLGKTNMPPMANGGMQRGVYGRAESPYNAHYLTAPFASGSSNGAGTATAASFAAFGLAEETWSSGRGPASNNGLCAYTPSRGVISVRGNWPLTPTMDVVVPYARTMADLLEVLDVVVADDPDTRGDLWRMQPWVPLAPVDSVRPASYPGLAAHKEALAGIRFGVPRMYINADPEAGTAEAPGIGGPTGQRINTRASVMALWEDARKALQACGAQVIEVDFPLVSNCEGDRPGAPTVFTRGLVSKEFLHHELWDLSAWAFDDFLRANADPKLNRLADVDGPLIFPHDPGTLPNREDDLAAGMDEYVRMAERGITPWDQIPTLADGLRGLEQTRRIDLEDWMDQLGLDAVIFPTVADVGPADADINPASADIAWSNGVWVANGNLAIRHLGVPTVTVPMGVMADIGMPVGLTFAGRAYDDSTLLRLASAFESTGSKRVIPPRTPPLSGRKQ; via the coding sequence ATGATCGAAATCACCGAAGTCTCCATCGCACAACTGCGCGCAGCGCTCCAGGCCGGTCAGACGACCGCGGTCGAGCTCGTCCAGGCTTACCTTGCCAGGATCGATGCCTACGACGGCGCCGACACGTCCACCGCCCTCAACGCTGTGGTCGTGCGAAATCCCGATGCCCTGAAAGAAGCACAGGCGTCCGATGCCCGTCGCGCCAAGGGGCAAACCCTGGGTCCGCTCGATGGCATTCCCTATACCGCCAAGGACAGTTATCTGGTGAAGGGGCTCACAGCCGCGTCTGGCAGTCCGGCGTTCGCGAACCTGATCGCCTATCGCGACGCGTTCACCATCGAACGGCTTCGCGCCGCCGGGGCGATCTGCCTGGGCAAGACCAATATGCCCCCGATGGCCAACGGCGGCATGCAGCGCGGGGTGTATGGCCGGGCTGAAAGCCCCTATAACGCGCACTACCTCACCGCGCCTTTCGCATCGGGCTCCTCAAACGGTGCTGGCACTGCAACGGCAGCCAGTTTCGCCGCGTTCGGCCTTGCCGAAGAAACCTGGTCGAGCGGCCGAGGCCCGGCCTCGAACAACGGGTTGTGCGCCTATACACCTTCACGCGGGGTGATTTCGGTACGCGGCAATTGGCCGTTGACGCCAACGATGGACGTTGTCGTGCCCTACGCCAGGACGATGGCGGATCTTCTCGAAGTACTCGACGTCGTGGTGGCGGATGATCCTGACACCCGGGGCGACCTGTGGCGCATGCAACCCTGGGTGCCCCTTGCGCCTGTCGACTCGGTTCGCCCCGCCTCATACCCAGGCCTTGCCGCCCACAAGGAAGCACTCGCGGGGATCCGCTTCGGTGTACCGCGCATGTACATCAACGCCGATCCCGAAGCGGGCACGGCTGAGGCTCCCGGCATTGGCGGGCCGACGGGGCAGCGAATCAACACCCGCGCCTCAGTGATGGCCCTGTGGGAAGACGCCCGCAAGGCGCTCCAAGCCTGTGGCGCGCAAGTGATCGAGGTCGATTTCCCGTTGGTGTCCAATTGTGAAGGTGATCGTCCGGGGGCGCCGACCGTGTTTACTCGGGGCCTGGTGTCCAAGGAGTTCCTGCACCATGAGTTGTGGGACCTGTCGGCCTGGGCGTTCGATGATTTTCTGCGGGCCAACGCCGATCCGAAACTCAATCGCCTGGCCGATGTCGACGGGCCGCTAATATTCCCCCACGACCCGGGCACCCTGCCCAACCGTGAGGACGACCTTGCCGCCGGCATGGATGAATACGTCAGGATGGCCGAGCGCGGCATTACGCCGTGGGACCAGATCCCCACCCTGGCGGACGGACTGCGGGGTCTTGAACAGACACGTCGAATCGATCTTGAAGACTGGATGGATCAGCTTGGGCTCGATGCGGTGATATTCCCGACAGTCGCCGACGTTGGCCCCGCAGATGCTGATATAAACCCGGCGTCCGCCGATATCGCCTGGAGCAACGGGGTCTGGGTCGCCAATGGCAACCTTGCTATCCGGCACCTGGGCGTGCCCACCGTGACTGTACCAATGGGCGTGATGGCGGACATCGGCATGCCCGTGGGGCTGACGTTTGCCGGACGGGCCTATGACGATTCGACCCTGTTGCGCCTGGCTTCGGCGTTTGAGTCGACGGGCTCCAAACGAGTGATCCCGCCCCGGACGCCGCCGTTGTCCGGACGCAAGCAATAA
- the nhaA gene encoding Na+/H+ antiporter NhaA — translation MSPEPLRLNNKSESPSAMAFLSRFFAAESAGGLILMASALAALIVANSPWSEVYFSTLHIKALGLSVGHWINDGLMALFFLLVGLEIKREMLEGQLSSWGQRALPGFAALGGMLLPGLIYVAINWGNAQTLGGWAIPTATDIAFALGVLSLLGKRVPISLKIFLSALAILDDLGAVLIIAIFYTSDLSVNMLLASLGVTALLVVLNRCGVKRLFPYVIAGALLWYFMLQSGIHATLAGVILALCIPLGDSNEGGWSPLLYLEEKMHPWVAYAVVPIFGFANAGVSLAGISLKNLIDPVPMGVAMGLLLGKQLGVFGLAALAIRFGLAKLPEGARWSQMYGVALLCGIGFTMSLFIGALAFPNAPHLVDEVKVGVLLGSTLSAIIGVMLLMKVGSKKN, via the coding sequence ATGAGCCCGGAACCGTTGCGCCTGAATAATAAAAGTGAGTCACCTTCCGCCATGGCTTTCCTCTCCCGTTTTTTCGCCGCTGAATCCGCCGGTGGCCTGATCCTGATGGCTTCCGCCCTGGCCGCGCTGATCGTGGCCAATTCACCCTGGTCAGAAGTGTACTTCTCCACGCTGCACATCAAAGCCCTGGGGCTTTCGGTGGGGCACTGGATCAATGATGGCCTGATGGCTCTGTTCTTTTTACTGGTCGGCCTTGAGATCAAGCGTGAAATGCTTGAAGGTCAATTGTCGAGCTGGGGTCAACGGGCCCTTCCTGGATTTGCGGCGCTGGGCGGCATGCTGCTGCCGGGCCTGATCTACGTGGCGATCAACTGGGGCAATGCGCAGACTTTGGGCGGCTGGGCGATTCCCACCGCGACTGACATCGCGTTTGCTTTGGGGGTCCTGTCGCTGCTCGGCAAGCGTGTGCCGATTTCCTTGAAAATCTTCCTCTCCGCGCTGGCGATTCTGGATGACCTTGGGGCCGTCCTCATCATCGCGATCTTCTACACCAGCGATTTGTCGGTGAATATGTTGCTGGCGTCCCTGGGCGTTACGGCACTGCTGGTGGTACTCAACCGTTGCGGCGTCAAACGGCTGTTTCCCTATGTGATAGCCGGTGCACTGCTCTGGTACTTCATGCTGCAATCGGGCATCCATGCGACGTTGGCCGGGGTCATTCTTGCCCTGTGTATTCCGCTTGGGGACTCCAACGAAGGAGGGTGGTCGCCGCTGCTCTACCTTGAAGAAAAAATGCATCCGTGGGTGGCTTATGCGGTCGTGCCGATCTTCGGCTTCGCCAACGCCGGCGTGTCCCTGGCCGGTATTTCGCTGAAGAACCTGATCGATCCGGTACCGATGGGCGTGGCGATGGGGCTGCTGTTGGGTAAACAGCTCGGGGTGTTCGGGCTGGCGGCGTTGGCCATTCGTTTCGGCCTGGCCAAACTGCCTGAAGGGGCCAGATGGTCGCAGATGTACGGCGTGGCGCTGTTGTGCGGGATCGGGTTCACCATGAGCCTGTTTATCGGTGCGCTGGCATTTCCCAATGCGCCGCACCTGGTCGATGAGGTCAAAGTCGGTGTGCTGCTGGGCTCGACCCTGTCAGCCATCATCGGGGTCATGTTGCTGATGAAGGTAGGCTCCAAGAAAAACTGA
- a CDS encoding universal stress protein codes for MTHVMACIDNSQSSVAVCDYAAWASQRLDAPLTLLHVLDEEKYPAGADLSGSIGLGSREHLLEELATLDARRARLALEQGQDMLEKARERTVIGGAAIPELKQRHGHLVESLNDLQDEIRLLVIGKVGEDSTRNAHSLGSQIEAVVRTLHRPILITASGYKEPEKVMLAFDGSPTAYKTVQMLAASPLCEGLPLHLVMVGAESESNREALEKAHDMLLSSGFVVQAQIRQGEVETALHAYQAEHGIDLLVMGAYGHSRIRQFLVGSTTTTMLRTATVPVLLLR; via the coding sequence ATGACCCACGTAATGGCATGCATTGATAACTCACAATCCTCTGTGGCGGTCTGCGATTACGCAGCTTGGGCCTCGCAACGACTTGATGCGCCTCTCACCTTGCTGCATGTACTGGATGAAGAGAAGTACCCGGCAGGCGCAGACCTGAGTGGAAGTATTGGCCTGGGCAGCCGAGAACACCTGCTGGAGGAACTGGCTACGCTGGATGCCCGGCGCGCCAGGCTGGCCCTGGAACAGGGACAGGACATGCTTGAAAAGGCCAGGGAGCGAACGGTCATTGGCGGCGCCGCCATTCCTGAGCTGAAACAGCGTCACGGACATTTGGTCGAAAGTCTGAACGACCTTCAGGACGAGATTCGGCTGTTGGTCATCGGCAAAGTGGGTGAAGACAGCACGCGCAACGCACACAGCCTGGGCAGCCAAATCGAGGCGGTAGTACGGACCCTTCACCGGCCCATCCTGATCACCGCCAGTGGCTATAAAGAACCTGAAAAAGTGATGCTTGCCTTTGACGGCAGCCCCACAGCCTACAAAACCGTGCAAATGCTTGCAGCCAGCCCACTTTGCGAAGGTTTACCGCTGCACCTTGTCATGGTTGGTGCGGAGTCTGAAAGCAATCGAGAGGCGCTGGAGAAAGCACACGACATGCTGCTTTCTTCAGGCTTCGTCGTCCAGGCGCAAATCCGCCAAGGCGAGGTGGAGACGGCCCTGCATGCTTATCAGGCGGAACACGGCATTGATCTGCTGGTCATGGGTGCCTACGGACACTCACGCATCAGGCAATTTCTGGTAGGCAGCACAACCACGACAATGCTTCGAACAGCCACCGTGCCGGTCTTGTTGCTCCGTTGA
- a CDS encoding SulP family inorganic anion transporter, whose protein sequence is MLQSLKQTWFSNVRADMLAGLVVALALVPEAIAFSIIAGVDPKVGLYASFCICAVIAFVGGRPGMISAATGAMALLMVTLVKEHGLQYLLAATLLCGVLQILAGYLKLGSLMRFVSRSVVTGFVNALAILIFMAQLPELTNVTWHVYAMTAAGLGIIYLFPYVPKIGKLIPSPLVCILTLTAIAIYLGLDIRTVGDMGQLPDTLPVFLWPEVPLNLETLRIIFPYSAALAVVGLLESMMTATIVDDLTDTSSNKNRECKGQGVANIAAGMLGGMAGCAMIGQSIINVKSGGRTRLSTLCAGIFLLLMVVFLGESLSRIPMAALVAVMIMVSIGTFSWDSLRNLKEHPLSTNIVMVATVVVVVATHNLAYGVLVGVLLASLFFANKVGHYLDIKSSLEEQDSHRTYRVVGQVFFSSADKFTDVFDFKEALRKVTIDLTRAHFWDITAVAALDKVVIKFRREGAEVEVLGMNEASATIVDRFGVHDKPDAIDKLMSH, encoded by the coding sequence ATGCTGCAATCACTCAAACAAACATGGTTTTCCAACGTCCGTGCAGACATGCTGGCAGGTCTCGTGGTCGCTTTGGCGCTGGTCCCGGAAGCCATTGCCTTTTCTATCATTGCCGGCGTCGACCCCAAGGTCGGCCTCTATGCTTCCTTTTGTATCTGTGCCGTCATTGCCTTCGTGGGTGGCCGCCCCGGCATGATCTCGGCGGCGACCGGTGCCATGGCGCTACTGATGGTCACCCTGGTTAAAGAACACGGACTTCAATACCTGCTGGCAGCCACCCTCCTCTGCGGGGTGCTGCAAATCCTCGCGGGTTATCTTAAGCTCGGCTCACTGATGCGTTTTGTTTCGCGCTCGGTCGTCACCGGTTTTGTGAATGCGTTGGCGATCCTGATTTTCATGGCGCAATTGCCTGAACTCACCAACGTCACCTGGCACGTCTACGCGATGACCGCTGCCGGTCTGGGAATTATCTACCTGTTTCCGTATGTACCGAAAATCGGCAAGCTGATTCCCTCGCCGCTGGTGTGCATCCTGACCCTGACCGCCATTGCCATCTACCTGGGGCTGGATATCCGCACCGTGGGGGATATGGGGCAACTGCCGGACACACTGCCGGTTTTCCTGTGGCCTGAGGTGCCGCTGAACCTGGAAACCCTGCGCATCATCTTTCCGTACTCGGCTGCCCTTGCCGTCGTGGGCCTGCTCGAGTCGATGATGACCGCAACCATCGTGGATGACTTGACCGATACCAGCAGCAACAAAAACCGCGAATGCAAGGGGCAAGGTGTTGCCAACATCGCCGCCGGGATGTTGGGTGGCATGGCGGGCTGCGCCATGATTGGCCAGTCGATCATCAACGTGAAGTCCGGTGGCCGTACCCGTCTGTCCACCTTATGTGCGGGTATTTTCCTGTTACTGATGGTGGTGTTCCTGGGGGAATCGCTTTCCAGAATCCCAATGGCGGCATTGGTTGCGGTGATGATCATGGTGTCCATCGGCACCTTCAGCTGGGACTCCCTGCGCAATCTCAAAGAACATCCCTTGTCGACCAACATCGTCATGGTTGCGACTGTCGTGGTGGTCGTGGCAACGCATAACCTGGCCTACGGCGTACTGGTAGGCGTGTTGCTGGCATCACTGTTTTTTGCCAACAAAGTCGGACATTACCTGGACATCAAAAGCAGTCTTGAAGAGCAAGACTCGCACCGCACCTACCGGGTTGTGGGTCAGGTGTTCTTCAGCTCTGCGGACAAATTCACCGATGTCTTCGACTTCAAGGAAGCACTCAGGAAAGTCACCATCGATCTGACCCGGGCGCATTTCTGGGACATCACTGCCGTTGCAGCCCTGGACAAGGTGGTTATCAAGTTCCGTCGTGAAGGGGCCGAGGTCGAGGTGCTGGGTATGAATGAAGCCAGCGCCACCATCGTTGACCGCTTTGGCGTGCATGACAAACCTGACGCCATCGACAAACTCATGAGCCACTAA
- a CDS encoding flavin-containing monooxygenase, whose protein sequence is MNQTDQPFDVVVIGAGQAGLASGWHLKRQGLSFLILDEQRQPGGNWRNYYDSLELFSPAAYSSLPGMPFPAAPGHYPTRDEVVRYLKEYAEFFQLPIRQGVQATRVDQVNEGFRITAATGQHFLTRALVVASGAFSRPYTPDIPGLESFNGTQLHSAEYRHSEPFRANRVVVVGAANSAVQIAYDLAKVASVTLATREAIRFAPQRILGADFHTWLKWTGLGKTRWLNDQSTPVLDDGTYRKALKAGYFNQAAMFTQVTPTGIIWSDGQHEAVDTLVFATGFRPNLPFLEGLPVLDEKGHVAQRNGRAMHIPGLYFVGLPKQRNFASATLRGVGPDAGHLLPHLLDHLRNPDAARPLLAQN, encoded by the coding sequence ATGAACCAAACAGATCAGCCATTCGATGTGGTTGTCATCGGCGCTGGCCAGGCAGGACTGGCTAGCGGTTGGCACCTGAAACGCCAAGGGCTGAGTTTCCTTATCCTCGACGAGCAACGGCAACCGGGCGGAAACTGGCGTAACTACTATGACAGCCTCGAACTGTTCTCGCCTGCTGCCTACTCCTCTCTACCGGGAATGCCATTTCCCGCAGCTCCAGGTCACTACCCTACTCGTGATGAAGTGGTGCGCTACCTCAAGGAATATGCCGAATTCTTTCAGCTACCGATCCGCCAAGGGGTTCAAGCCACGCGGGTAGATCAGGTCAATGAAGGGTTCAGAATAACTGCGGCCACCGGACAACACTTTCTGACAAGGGCGCTGGTCGTGGCATCCGGCGCCTTCAGCCGCCCCTACACACCTGATATTCCGGGACTCGAGAGCTTCAATGGCACTCAGCTTCACAGTGCTGAATATCGACATTCGGAGCCCTTCAGGGCAAACCGCGTCGTCGTGGTGGGCGCGGCGAACTCCGCGGTGCAGATCGCTTACGATTTGGCCAAGGTGGCCAGCGTTACGCTGGCTACACGCGAAGCCATTCGGTTCGCGCCCCAACGGATATTGGGGGCGGATTTTCATACCTGGTTGAAATGGACAGGTCTGGGAAAAACCCGCTGGCTGAACGACCAAAGTACACCGGTACTGGATGACGGCACTTACCGCAAGGCGTTGAAAGCCGGGTATTTCAATCAGGCCGCCATGTTCACCCAGGTCACCCCAACCGGCATTATCTGGAGCGATGGACAGCACGAAGCCGTTGATACCCTGGTGTTTGCCACAGGATTTCGTCCAAACCTGCCGTTTCTCGAAGGTCTGCCAGTGCTGGACGAAAAAGGTCATGTGGCGCAGCGCAACGGACGCGCCATGCATATTCCCGGCTTGTACTTCGTAGGCCTGCCCAAGCAACGCAATTTTGCCTCTGCAACCTTAAGAGGCGTCGGGCCAGATGCCGGGCACCTGCTGCCACATTTGCTTGACCATCTTCGCAACCCGGATGCCGCTCGCCCACTCTTAGCGCAAAACTGA